From the genome of Nicotiana sylvestris chromosome 2, ASM39365v2, whole genome shotgun sequence, one region includes:
- the LOC104224515 gene encoding kinesin-like protein KIN-14E, which produces MTSDMPPVSMRSSRSSFGSSNGYETPSHYSFATSNGDDYDSDGSNFAPPTPTTLSSVLSPELAGAIPYIDRFQVEGFLKAMQKQLQSAGKRGFFLKKSVGPQVREKFTFEDMLCFQREPIPTSILKINGDLVGRTVKLFQSILKYMGIDSYDRAAPISLDERIELVGKLFKQALKRSELRDEMFAQISKQTRNNPERHSLIKAWELMYLCASCMPPSKEIGGYLSEYIHTVAHGINTDSEVQVYAINTLNALKRSIKAGPRHTIPGREEIEALLTGKKLTTIVFFLDETFEEITYDMATTVADAIEEVAGIIKLSAHASFSLFECRKVVTGSKSPDPGNEEYICLDENKYIGDLLADFKASKDRSKGEILHCKLSFKKKLFRESDEAVTEPMFVQLSYVQLQHDYIMGNYPVGKDDAAQMSALQILVDIGYVDGPESCTDWTSLLERFLPRQIAMTRAKREWELDILSRYKLMENLTKDDAKQQFLRILRTLPYGNSVFFAVRKIDDPIGLLPGKIILGINKRGVHFFRPVPKEYLHSAELRDIMQFGSSNTAVFFKMRVAGVLHIFQFETKQGEEICVALQTHINDVMLRRYSKARSAANGCVNADVPNNLKTANTDINERRIQDLSRALEESQKKVNDLLEDLHERQREESKMQEELDSLKDNLRSEKQNLAAAAYDCEKFRSLCNEKDAELQAALTEKQNLEMRLSKLSSKGLEKNITKELVEANNQVLQKIQEELRARTMELRAAEETKRKLLSERTSLEEKIIGLEKKKSSEMENLQKDFEKECKALRLQVSELQRKLEEAKHDLVVARSGLEAKDRELEMLQNNLKELEELREMKEDIDRKNEQTATILKMQGAQLAEMEALYREEQVLRKKYFNTIEDMKGKIRVYCRLRPLCEKEIIAKERNVMRSVDEFTIEHIWKDDKAKQHMYDRVFDGNSTQDDVFEDTKYLVQSAADGYNVCIFAYGQTGSGKTFTIYGADSNPGLTPRAISELFRIMKRDSNKFSFSLKAYMVELYQDTLVDLLLPKNAKRLRLDIKKDSKGMVSVENVTVVSISTYEELKTIIQRGSEQRHTTGTLMNEQSSRSHLIVSVIIESTNLQTQAIARGKLSFVDLAGSERVKKSGSAGNQLKEAQSINKSLSALGDVISALSSGNQHIPYRNHKLTMLMSDSLGGNAKTLMFVNISPAESNLDETHNSLTYASRVRSIVNDPSKNVSSKEVARLKKLVGYWKEQAGRKGDDEDLEEIQDERPTKDKTDGRHSM; this is translated from the exons ATGACTTCTGATATGCCACCAGTTAGCATGAGGTCAAGCAGGTCTTCTTTTGGCTCAAGTAACGGATATGAAACACCTTCACACTATTCTTTTGCAACCTCAAATGGGGATGATTATGATAGTGATGGTTCCAATTTTGCTCCACC caccccaactaCTCTCTCATCAGTTCTGTCACCCGAACTTGCTGGCGCGATACCATATATTGACAGATTCCAG GTTGAGGGTTTTTTGAAAGCTATGCAAAAGCAGCTTCAATCTGCTGGCAAACGTGggttctttttaaaaaaatccgTTGGGCCACAAGTTCGGGAAAAGTTCACATTTGAGGATATGTTGTGTTTCCAAAGG GAACCCATTCCAACATCAATTCTGAAAATAAATGGCGATCTCGTTGGCAGGACAGTTAAGTTATTTCAGTCCATTCTGAAGTATATGGGTATTGATTCCTATGATAGAGCAGCTCCAATCAGCTTGGATGAGCGAATCGAGCTTGTTGGCAAGCTATTTAAGCAGGCGTTGAAGCGGTCTGAGCTTCGTGATGAAATGTTTGCCCAAATTTCAAAGCAAACAAGGAATAATCCGGAGAG GCATTCTTTGATTAAAGCATGGGAGCTAATGTACTTGTGTGCATCTTGCATGCCTCCGAGCAAGGAAATTGGTGGATACTTGTCAGAATATATTCATACTGTTGCACATGGAATTAATACTGATTCTGAGGTTCAAGTTTATGCAATAAATACTCTAAATGCGTTGAAACGTTCTATTAAGGCTGGACCTAGGCACACGATACCTGGTCGTGAGGAGATTGAAGCTCTCTTAACTGGTAAAAAGCTTACTACAATAGTGTTTTTCTTGGATGAAACGTTCGAAGAAATTACATATGACATGGCCACAACGGTAGCTGATGCTATTGAG GAGGTTGCAGGGATAATCAAATTGTCTGCTCATGCAAGCTTCAGTCTGTTCGAGTGCCGTAAGGTTGTTACTGGGTCTAAATCTCCAGATCCTGGAAATG AGGAGTACATTTGTTTGGATGAAAATAAGTATATTGGAGATCTGTTGGCGGACTTTAAGGCATCAAAAGACCGAAGTAAAGGGGAGATTTTGCATTGTAAACTAAGTTTCAAAAAGAAGTTGTTTCGGGAGTCAGATGAAGCTGTTACAGAACCAATGTTCGTGCAATTGTCATATGTTCAA TTACAACATGATTACATAATGGGCAATTATCCTGTTGGCAAGGATGATGCAGCACAGATGTCTGCTCTTCAGATACTGGTTGACATTGGATATGTTGATGGCCCTGAATCTTGCAC TGACTGGACATCACTGCTGGAGCGTTTTCTACCCAGACAAATTGCAATGACACGGGCAAAGAGGGAATGGGAATTGGATATACTTTCTCGTTACAAATTGATG GAAAATCTGACAAAAGATGATGCCAAACAACAATTTTTGCGGATTCTGAGGACACTTCCTTATGGAAATTCAGTTTTCTTTGCTGTTCGAAAGATTGATGATCCTATTGGACTTTTGCCTGGGAAAATCATATTGGGCATTAATAAACGTGGG GTTCATTTTTTCCGTCCAGTTCCAAAGGAGTATTTGCACTCAGCTGAGTTGAGGGACATAATGCAATTTGGTAGCAGCAACACTGCTGTGTTCTTTAAGATGAGAGTTGCTGGTGTCTTGCATATCTTTCAGTTCGAAACAAAACAG GGAGAGGAAATTTGTGTTGCTCTACAGACACATATTAATGATGTGATGTTACGCCGCTACTCAAAAGCCCGTTCTGCAGCTAATGGTTGCGTTAATGCAGATGTTCCAAATAATCTCAAAACTGCAAACACTGACATTAATGAAAGACGCATTCAGGATTTGTCTCGCGCCCTTGAAGAATCTCAGAAGAAAGTCAATGAT TTACTGGAAGATTTACATGAAAGGCAAAGAGAAGAATCGAAGATGCAAGAAGAATTGGATAGCTTAAAAGATAACTTGAGATCAGAGAAGCAAAATTTAGCAGCTGCTGCTTATGATTGTGAAAAATTTAGATCTCTATGCAATGAAAAAGATGCAGAGCTTCAG GCTGCACTAACGGAGAAGCAGAACTTGGAAATGCGACTTTCAAAATTAAGTTCTAAAGGTTTGGAGAAAAATATTACAAAGGAGTTGGTTGAAGCGAATAACCAG GTCTTACAGAAGATCCAGGAAGAGTTGAGAGCTCGTACTATGGAGTTGCGCGCTGCAGAAGAAACAAAGAGGAAGCTTTTGAGTGAAAGAACATCACTTGAGGAAAAAATCATAGGGctagaaaagaagaaatcaagtGAG ATGGAAAACCTTCAGAAAGATTTTGAAAAAGAATGCAAGGCGCTGAGGCTCCAAGTCTCTGAACTTCAAAGGAAACTGGAAGAGGCCAAACATGATTTGGTTGTCGCACGGTCAGGGCTTGAAGCTAAAGACAGGGAACTAGAAATGCTACAGAATAATTTAAAGGAGCTCGAGGAGCTAAGAGAAATGAAAGAG GACATTGATCGAAAAAATGAACAAACTGCCACCATCTTGAAAATGCAAGGGGCTCAATTAGCTGAAATGGAAGCGCTTTACCGAGAGGAACAAGTTCTAAGGAAAAAGTACTTCAACACAATAGAAG ATATGAAAGGCAAGATCAGAGTCTACTGCAGATTAAGACCTCTTTGTGAAAAGGAAATTATAGCGAAGGAAAGAAATGTAATGAGAAGTGTTGATGAGTTTACTATTGAACATATATGGAAAGATGATAAAGCAAAACAACACATGTATGATCGTGTCTTTGACGGAAATTCCACTCAAGATGATGTGTTCGAAGACACTAAG TATTTGGTGCAGTCAGCTGCTGATGGATATAATGTTTGCATATTTGCATATGGACAAACTGGATCTGGCAAGACATTCACAATCTATGGAGCGGATAGTAATCCAGGACTGACACCAAGAGCTATATCTGAACTCTTTAGAATTATGAAGCGAGATAGTAATAAGTTTTCTTTCTCTTTAAAG GCATACATGGTAGAGTTGTATCAGGATACATTGGTGGACCTCTTATTGCCAAAGAATGCAAAGCGCTTGAGATTGGATATAAAAAAAGATTCAAAG GGCATGGTTTCTGTGGAAAATGTGACAGTGGTGTCTATTTCAACGTATGAGGAACTTAAGACAATAATCCAAAGAGGATCTGAACAACGTCATACGACTGGAACCTTGATGAATGAGCAGAGTTCAAGGTCTCATCTTATAGTTTCAGTTATTATTGAGAGTACCAATCTTCAAACGCAGGCAATTGCCAGAGGGAAG CTAAGTTTTGTGGATCTTGCTGGCTCAGAAAGAGTTAAGAAATCTGGCTCAGCTGGCAATCAATTAAAAGAAGCTCAAAGCATTAACAAGTCACTGTCAGCACTTGGTGATGTGATAAGTGCATTATCTTCAGGAAATCAACACATTCCTTATCGGAATCACAAGCTAACCATGTTGATGAGCGACTCGTTAGGTGGAAATGCTAAAACTCTTATGTTTGTAAACATCTCTCCAGCAGAATCAAACTTGGATGAGACTCACAACTCCTTGAC GTATGCATCAAGAGTCCGTTCCATTGTAAATGATCCCAGCAAAAATGTTTCATCTAAGGAAGTCGCTCGGTTAAAGAAGCTAGTGGGATATTGGAAGGAACAAGCTGGTAGAAAAGGGGATGATGAGGATTTAGAGGAAATCCAAGATGAACGGCCAACTAAAGACAAGACTGATGGTCGTCATTCGATGTAA